CAGAAGGGAAAAGGCAACAAAGGTTGCAAACagaagaaacaaagcaaaaaaggTTGCACGATCTCATCAGCGTGCCACTCTTCAATGCCCTAGAGAACTTCAGCTTCAACAAACCTTCAGAATGGACAGACTGGAGAtaatattttgcaagattttgcaTGACAACCAAGCTGAACAAAGAAACTGGAGCTATACAGATATtgtctttaatttatgctatgaGGAAGCAagcagagcatatctttaaatctTTTGACTTTACTGAAAATAGTCAAAGATAACTGTGAAAGGGTTCTgactatgtttgatgcatactcTATACCTCATAGAAATGTTTAAGAAAGAGCATGTTTTCAACAGGGAATTCAAGAACCAGGGGAAAATGTGGAAAGTTTTATAAAAGCTCTGCGTACATTGTCTGAAAACTGATTTTAGGGAAGGCAAGACGTGAAAATATCAGAGACACACTGTGGAGTGGGGCGGCTGCCCCACTCCATGAGAAAAAGGGCTGGAACAGGCCAGAGATGCTGTGCAGACCAACAGCCAGTCAGCAAAGGCCTgtggagagccaatcagggctgggttTGGCCCcatataaaggctgcctagcaGAGGAGACTAGCAAGGGGGGAGGACTGGCTCCTGAGGTAAGGAGTCAAGtatcggggtagccgtgttagtttgtatccacaaaaaacaacacggaatccagtggcaccttaaagactaacagatttatttgggcataagctttcgtggttaaaaaacccacttcttcagatgcatagagtgaaagttacagatgcctGTAAGGAGgaagcaccttggacagagcagtgctgggcaggcttgagGGCGCAGAGGAGAGCTCTGGCCCAGTTACCTGccagcagggctggcgctaccatttaggcagcctaggcaatcacctagggcgccagaataattggtgggcacctttgccggagggggcggcaggtggctctggtgaagctgccacagtggtgcctgcggagggtccgctggtccgcggctctggtggagctgccgcagtcatgcctgcagacggtcggctgctcatgcggctccggtggaccgcccgcaggcacgactgcggcagctccaccggagccatggagcatcggaccctctgcaggcaccactgtggcagctccaccagagccgcgggaccagtgcgcagggcggcgaaattgccgtgagcctagggtgctcaaacccctagctcCGGTCCTGCCTGCTAGGATACGGCCCCTGATAAAAGGGTTGAGAAGGTGAATGGGGCCAAAGGGGAGGTGTCCTAGGGAAGATAGGTGtacaggaggggagagaaggagggcagagagaggctgctgctagagggtccttgggtcaggacccagagtagagggtgtgcctgggtccctcctttccccccccttgCACTGCACCTGGCCACGGAGGAGTGTGGCAGAGATAGACTGCAACTTGCCCCTGAGGTGAGGAGCTAGACTTTGGGGTTGTGGCTGGCCACCTGAGGCAGGTGCAAGCCAAAGGACTGATGttaacccccccctcccctggaagggggtgagaaTGGAGTAGTggacactgccagagggcagtgtccTAAAGCAGATGCCTCTGAGCAGGGAATAACGCGGGTCCCAAACCAGCAGAGCAGACAACGGGTAAGACACCATGCGCAGAGGGTGCTCCACAGCtgacaagagctaattcctggcgcaaccagcaggaggtgccagcgGTGATGAGTCCTGATCCCGTTACAGACTGGTAATTGGGTTAACAGATAAAAACTTTTCACAGCAGTTACAACTGCAGAGAGATTTAACCCTAGCCACAGCTATACAGATAGCAAAACAGTCAGAATTAGtcaaacagaacaaaaggcagGAGCAACTTGAAAAGCCTGAAACTAGCCTAGAAGCTATAACAGACACttgagtgcttcaaaatggattgcCTGAGGACTCACTCaatgattttttcagggactgaggtgaggctgaccgatctgtagttccccagattctccttcttccctttttttaaagatgggcactctggttgcctttttccaattgttcaGCGTGCCTAGGATCAAAGACTAACAACCTTCTCAGCTGCAATATGGCAGCCCTTACGGGCTAGTGAAAGAAATGggaagaaattgatgatggatATGATAATAGgggacttttgaaaggagatccagtacaaATCAACTTAAAAGACAATGCTGAACCTTACAGTATACAAACATACCTACCAAAGAGACCTTGGAAGAAACTCGATGCAGATTTATGCaaattcagaggacatcattaTCTGGTCAGAGTGGATTGTTTTTCCAGGTATATAGAAATAATGCACTTGAAAGAAATAACATGTCATAGTGTTACTAAGAAATTGAAATTATCTTCTGATCACTTCAGTATTCCAGAAAAACTAATGACAGACAACAGAttacaattcactgcagcagaatgtAAGTCATTCTGAATGAAATACGATTTTGATCATATTATTAGCAGCCCACATTACCCACAAGCAAAAGGAGATGCTAAGAAAGCTGTACACATggccaagaaaatcctacagcaggaagatccattccttgttCTTCTGAGTAACAGATCAATGCCAACAGCAGCTACTGGATGCAGTCCAGCAAaactcctgatgggaagacaactcagGTTCTATCTCCAACATGACCAGACATGAAGAAAGTAGCCCAATAGGATAAAAAGGCTAAAAAAGCTTATAAACACTTTTACAACAGATATCATTTGGTTAGAGAGCTGTCAGGTCTACCACCTGGCAACCATGTTTTTGTCTAATTGGATGGAGATAAGGGATGGACAACTCCAGCTGCTGTAAAGGAAAAAATTCAGCGCCACGATCATATGTGATTGACACCAATAGCAGAGAGTTCAGCAAAAACTGTCAacatctacagtttgttcctcagaaagaacacTCAGATTCCAAACTGACCAGAGACAGTCATTGCAACTAGCTAGATGAACGAGTTGTTATGTGTTAGGTCATGTAATtagaaattcaacacatttcagagaTACTTAACAGACAGATCCATACTGAAAATCAAAGAGTGTGACAGTATAAATATTGTAAGTGGTGGGAATGTAGAACTTAAAGGGGGAGATGCAGTGAAATGCTAAATTGTATTTTACTGTTTAGTCActaggggtgtatgtgtgtgtaaaataccttatttaaacaaATCTCAGCCATACCTGGCAAAGCCTGAAAGGATTTTgtgatgaacacatctggtgtgtataTGCAAGCTCTGTAGCTCATCCATGTCTGATACAAGAACATGATACTCCTCTCATGCCCATGACGGGGTAGGGTCAGTCACATCCCCCTTCCCATACTTTGAGTACTTCATGCTCTCTCGGTGTTTATCGTAAATCTGGGTGAATGAGGCTAGGGGATGGAGGACATGTGCAaccactcccagcccctcctggatCCATGCAGCTTAGGccaaaaaaataacaatttaggGCTGATTTATCTTTACTCTCTTCACATCCCAGAGCTCCCACAGAAGGACTTGCTCATAACATGGCTACACTGAACTCCATTTCCATAATGCAATGATGTGAGGGAGCTATCCCCTGAGGGAATCCTCCCAGAGATTTCCTATTCCTGAACCTTCTCCCACAGATTTTTTTCGTAGGAGAGTATGATCAAGGCCTGTCTTATTTCTGATGAAAAAACATTTAATCATAAAGTCATTAACATTAGGATAAATGTTCATAATAAACTACAGCTAATGACATTCACAAAGTTTAATTTAACAGGTTTCATTTTAAAGTCATTGTTAGCATTAAGCAAGTAGAGGAGCCAGTAAACATAGATATCTGCAATATAAGCAAAAAAGGCAATACTCTTAATTTGATAGGGGAATTTATTTATAATAGGAGATAAGTGCTCTTCATACAGTACATTTTGGACAATGTTACAGTCCTGCACATTTTTAAATTGTCGTAAGTTGTAGTGTGTTCATTTGGTCAAATCCTGAAACCCGTGCTCACATCACTGAGAGTTATACCTGATTAAAGACTACTGTTTTAGGGCATTCTTGGTAAAAATTTAAGAGTCACCCCTGTAGGAATGTCTGTGGATTGTGGAAATATTTCTGAAGTCCAGTGCTAATATTTTATGAATCCATTATAGTGAGACAAAGACTACAAGGTGGCTAAGCATAAAACAATAAATGTTGCTGTTCCAGTGCCTATAAAGCTAGTAATTTCattctctctccatttttttaGGATAATCCATATTTTGACATGCACTTTGAGAAGGTCTACAGTTGGGAAGCATATAGCTGTGCATCTAAATATGCCTTTGCTCGAACATTAAACAAATTGAATTACATGTACCTTAAAAAGGACTTGAAGATTGTCAACTTTGATATAACCTACATACATGATGATTCACTCTGGTCATCCAACAATGGGGATTGTTTAGTACTTATGAAGATATGCTTCTATGCCTCCAACCTTTTGTGTCTGTCCCTGTGTCCTATGCCATAAAGATGGATTTTATAACAATAAGGTGACTAGCTGACTTCCAGTGCCAGATTTCAACAAATCATCTGATATAAAAGATAAGTGATATGCAGTATTTGCTATTTAATTTTACATATCAGCCAAAACCAGAAACCTCATTTTTATATAGACAATGAACTGTTTCTTTCAGTAAGATCCCAACCATGCGAACACTTACACACCAGCCTTCATACAGGTAgtgccacacccagctgcagttacatgcaggctctctgtcCAGCCCCTGCAATGAACTGACAACGGAAAGGCTACAGCTAAGGCAACTCCCCAGGCACGCACCCCCTCTGGAATATAAACGcaaaaattataccatcttgcactgcacagggaactatACAGAGTAAGCTCATAAAGTtcgcccctccctcagtgtggagaggaatatgcaataGCCTTTGCCCATTGAGCTAAGATTCCCACACACGTCACTCCAACAcattggtttagataaagcaaaaacaagtttaactacaaaatatagatttaagggatagcaaacagatcaaagcagattacctagcaaataaaaacaaactaagCCAAATATACTAGGTAgactggatatgaattagcagattctcactgtaagagatgatacaagcaggttgcagattcttaaggggcaagctgcacttgcttggtTCCCAAACCAGTCTgcggaaaaatactgacatcccaagatggagtccacaGACATGTGatctggtca
This sequence is a window from Gopherus evgoodei ecotype Sinaloan lineage chromosome 5, rGopEvg1_v1.p, whole genome shotgun sequence. Protein-coding genes within it:
- the EXOC1L gene encoding exocyst complex component 1-like, encoding MSSLVKEDLQKKLFQPLGQSLRKFIEIECSAHDRFYLCAAVTKGGEVEISMVKHFRIDLDEKYEMAEKWFLKDLEMIDGKEADTDNPYFDMHFEKVYSWEAYSCASKYAFARTLNKLNYMYLKKDLKIVNFDITYIHDDSLWSSNNGDCLVLMKICFYASNLLCLSLCPMP